In Thamnophis elegans isolate rThaEle1 chromosome 4, rThaEle1.pri, whole genome shotgun sequence, the following proteins share a genomic window:
- the LOC116508400 gene encoding prolyl-tRNA synthetase associated domain-containing protein 1-like: protein MAEPPPPVRGLREALEAHLQGLGIQALSVEHPEVFTVEEMMPYVQHLNGAHSKNLFLKDKKKKSFWLVTVLHDRQINLNDLAKKLGIGSGNLRFADEAAMLDKLKVGQGCATPLALFCDQGNVNFVLDAGFLEGGHDRIYFHPMTNAATMGLHPDDFLKFLKSTAHEPLIVHFDESHK, encoded by the exons ATGGCCGAGCCGCCGCCTCCAGTGAGGGGGCTTCGCGAGGCGCTGGAGGCTCACTTGCAGGGCCTGGGCATCCAAGCACTCAGCGTGGAACATCCCGAA GTATTTACAGTTGAAGAAATGATGCCTTATGTACAACACTTAAATGGAGCTCACAGCAAAAACCTTTTCCTTaaagataagaagaaaaaaagcttttGGCTGGTGACAGTTCTGCACGATCGACAAATCAATTTAAATGATTTGGCAAAGAAACTGGGTATTGGGAGTGGGAACCTGCGTTTTGCTGATGAAGCAGCCATGTTGGACAAGCTGAAAGTTGGCCAAGGATGTGCAACCCCCTTAGCTCTTTTCTGCGATCAGGGAAATGTGAACTTTGTTTTGGATGCTGGCTTTCTGGAAGGAGGTCATGATAGGATTTATTTTCACCCAATGACTAATGCAGCAACTATGGGCCTGCACCCAGATGACTTCCTAAAATTTCTGAAGTCCACAGCACATGAACCTTTAATTGTGCATTTTGATGAAAGCCACAAATAG